A section of the Scleropages formosus chromosome 16, fSclFor1.1, whole genome shotgun sequence genome encodes:
- the rapgef2b gene encoding rap guanine nucleotide exchange factor 2 isoform X2, which produces MASYVDNSFRQAVMKNPAERTQQDLEIVYSYLHGMEALSNLREHQLRIMCETVRYERHEANEVLYYPDDIGTCWYILLSGSVFIKESMFLPRSSFGKRSAGSLRRGCECIVLEPSEMIVVDYMDENEEYFQRQASHRQSRRRFRKINQKGERQTIIDTVDPYPIGKPPLPRAYHTECPKSQLPADFTKLHLADSLHPQVTHVTSSHSGCSITSDSGSSSLSDIYQATENEAGDMDLSGLPETAVDSEEDDDEEDIERSSDPLMSRDIVRDCLEKDPMDRTDDDIEQLLEFMHQLPAFANMTMSVRRELCAVMVFAVVERAGTVVLNDGEELDSWSVILNGSVEVTYPDGHTEILCMGNSFGVSPTMEKEYMKGVMKTKVDDCQFVCIAQQDYCCILNQVEKNMQKVEEEGEIVMVKEHRELDRTGTRKGHIVIKGTSERLTMHLVEEHSVVDPTYIEDFLLTYRTFLSSPMIVGKKLLEWFNDPSLRDKVTRVVLLWVNNHFNDFEGDPAMTHFLEEFENNLDREKMSGHLRLLNIACAAKAKLRVITLTKPSRDAPLPFTLLGGSEKGFRIFIDSVEAGSKASEAGLKRGDQILEVNGQNFENVQLSKANEILRNNTHLSITVKTNLLVFKELLARPAEEKKNGAPHLPKIGDIKKGSRYSIPDLAVDVEQVMGLEKGNKKTKANTVGGRNKLKKILDKTRISILPQKPYNDIGIGQSQDDSIVGLRQSKQIPAALPVSGTLSSSNPDLLQSHHRILDFNNPPDLPDQVLRVFKADQQSRYIMISRDTTAKEVVVLAIREFALTAAPEAYSLCEVSVTPEGVIKQRRLPDQLSKLADRIQLSGRYYLKNNMETETLCSDEDAQDLLRESQISLLQLSTVEVATQLSMRNFELFCNIEPTEYIDDLFKLRSRTGSANLKKFEEVINQETFWVASEIVHEPNQLKRMKIVKHFIKIALHCRECKNFNSMFAIISGLNLAPVARLRGTWEKLPSKYEKLFQDLQDLFDPSRNMAKYRNVLSNQNLQPPIIPLFPVIKKDLTFLHEGNDSKVDGLVNFEKLRMIAKEIRHVGRMASVNMDPALMFRTRKKKWRSLGSLSQGSANSAVLDVAQAGGHKKRVRRSSFLNAKKLYEDAQMARRVRQYLSTLTLETSEESLQTISLQCEPSSSTLPKSAGKKPDTSPVVSRAANQQKQQQQKGCQALQVPAVSLYPSRKKVPVKDLPPFGTSSPQALKKILSLSEEGSERHKKQSEDAISNASSQLSSPPTSPQSSPRKGGSQLRSHLSRQSDLTASCSSLGTENSNRNNNGASRTFGIGYVLAPSGTVDNFSDSGHSEISSRSSLVSNSSLDLMEDRRQRHSVSAVESHLGGPRMERRATLDPDQYSLGSYVSVHDSRSLYAGATVLSSTSSEELTQDQGDRASLDAADSGRGSWTSCSSGSHDNIQTIQHQRSWETLAFGHPPFDADPMACQEHGGHPGQARGSWASATAYWGEDTEGDTGTIKRRGGKDVSADTEASSVAPVPPEDCKQHSRPAHITVSSSNTKGLIVRKDGRFREPPPTPPGYTALTVSEAADGLPHSGRRPPDYNVALQRSRMVARSCDSPQPASRPQWSKSGDGDSRHPHFHSQGLSAEEAEGESLSPKLIPQRKTVAYTPETTRP; this is translated from the exons GTTGACTATATGGATGAAAATGAGGAGTATTTCCAACGACAAGCATCACATCGACAGTCTCGCAGGAGATTCCGCAAAATTAACCAGAAAGGAGAACGGCAAACCATCATCGATACAGTTGACCCATACCCAATTGGAAAGCCTCCTTTGCCCAGGGCATACCACACG GAATGCCCTAAATCACAG CTTCCTGCCGACTTTACAAAGCTCCACCTTGCCGACAGCCTTCACCCACAGGTGACCCATGTGACCTCCAGTCACTCAGGATGTAGCATTACCAGCGACTCAGGAAGCAGCAGTCTGTCAGACATTTACCAG GCTACAGAGAACGAGGCAGGGGATATGGATCTGAGTGGGCTGCCTGAGACGGCAGTAGACTCCGAGGAAGATGACGACGAGGAAGACATCGAGAGGTCCTCAGATCCCCTCATGAGCAGGGACATTGTTCGTGACTGCCTAGAGAAAGACCCCATGGACAGAACAGATGATGACATTG AGCAACTCCTGGAATTCATGCATCAACTGCCAGCCTTTGCCAACATGACCATGTCAGTGCGAAGGGAGCTGTGTGCCGTCATGGTGTTTGCTGTGGTGGAGCGTGCCGGCACTGTTGTCCTCAACGATGGGGAGGAG CTGGACTCTTGGTCAGTGATTCTAAATGGCTCTGTGGAGGTCACCTACCCTGATGGACATACTGAGATCCTCTGCATGGGCAACAGCTTTGGCGTCTCGCCCACCATGGAGAAGGAATATATGAAGGGGGTAATGAAGACCAAGGTGGATGACTGTCAG TTTGTGTGTATAGCCCAGCAAGATTATTGTTGCATCCTCAACcaagtggagaaaaacatgcagaaggtggaggaggagggggagataGTGATGGTGAAAGAGCACCGTGAGTTGGACCGCACAGGGACCAGAAAGGGTCACATTGTCATCAAG GGCACATCCGAACGACTAACAATGCATCTTGTTGAGGAGCACTCAGTGGTAGATCCCACGTACATCGAAGACTTTCTGCTCACCTACAGAACATTCCTCTCCAGCCCAATGATTGTGGGAAAGAAGCTTCTGGAGTGGTTCAATGATCCCAGCCTCAGGGACAAG GTTACACGGGTAGTGTTGCTGTGGGTAAACAATCACTTCAATGACTTTGAAGGGGACCCAGCTATGACTCACTTTCTGGAAGAATTTGAGAACAATCTGGATAGAGAG AAAATGAGTGGGCATCTGAGACTGTTAAATATTGCCTGCGCTGCTAAAGCCAAACTAAGGGTAATAACACTCACTAAGCCCTCCAGAGATGCCCCTCTGCCTTTCACTCTCCTGGGAGGCTCTGAGAAAGGCTTCCGCATCTTCATTGACAGCGTGGAGGCTGGCAGCAAGGCCTCTGAGGCAGGTCTGAAGCGTGGAGATCAG ATACTGGAGGTGAATGGTCAAAACTTTGAGAATGTTCAGCTCTCTAAAGCTAATGAGATCCTGAGGAACAATACACATCTATCTATCACTGTGAAAACAAATCTATTAG tGTTCAAGGAGCTTCTTGCACGACcagcagaagagaagaagaatgGTGCTCCTCACCTACCCAAGATCGGTGACATCAAGAAAGGCAGCCGCTATTCCATCCCTGACCTGGCTGTGGATGTAGAGCAAGTCATGGGCCTGGAGAAGGGTAACAAGAAGACTAAGGCTAACACAGTGGGTGGCCGCAACAAGCTGAAGAAGATACTTGACAAAACTCGCATCAGTATTCTGCCCCAGAAGCCCTACAA CGACATTGGAATTGGGCAATCTCAAGATGACAGTATAGTTGGTCTGAGACAATCTAAGCAGATCCCGGCTGCACTGCCTGTCAGTGGGACTCTCTCTTCCAGCAACCCGGACCTCCTGCAGTCCCACCACCGCATCTTGGACTTCAACAACCCCCCTG ACTTGCCTGATCAGGTACTGAGGGTTTTCAAGGCGGACCAGCAGAGTCGTTACATCATGATCAGTCGAGACACCACGGCCAAGGAAGTTGTGGTCCTTGCCATCCGAGAGTTTGCCCTGACGGCTGCACCTGAGGCCTACTCATTGTGTGAGGTGTCAGTCACTCCTGAGGGTGTCATCAAACAGCGACGACTGCCCGACCAGCTCTCCAAGCTAGCAGACAGGATCCAATTGAGTGGGAG GTACTACCTGAAGAACAACATGGAAACGGAGACACTCTGCTCAGATGAGGATGCCCAGGACCTCCTGAGGGAAAGTCAAATCTCCTTACTGCAGCTCAGCACAGTGGAGGTGGCCACACAGCTTTCCATGAGGAACTTTGAGCTCTTCTGTAACATCGAGCCCACCGAATACATCGACGACCTCTTCAAACTCAGATCTAGAACAGGTTCTGCCAACCTCAAGAAGTTTGAGGAGGTGATCAACCAGGAGACCTTTTGGGTGGCTTCAGAAATTGTACACGAGCCAAACCAGCTTAAGAGAATGAAAATAGTAAAGCACTTCATAAAGATTGCATTGCACTGCCGAGAGTGCAAGAACTTCAACTCCATGTTTGCCATAATCAG tgGCCTGAATTTGGCTCCCGTGGCTCGATTGAGGGGGACCTGGGAAAAGCTACCCAGCAAGTACGAGAAACTGTTCCAAGACCTCCAGGACCTCTTTGACCCTTCCAGGAACATGGCCAAGTACCGAAATGTTCTCAGCAACCAGAACCTGCAGCCTCCCATCATTCCGCTCTTCCCTGTCATCAAGAAGGACCTCACATTCCTACATGAAG GCAATGACTCAAAAGTTGATGGATTGGTGAATTTTGAGAAGTTGAGGATGATCGCTAAAGAAATCCGGCATGTTGGCCGCATGGCATCTGTAAACATGGACCCTGCTTTGATGTTCAGAACAAG GAAGAAGAAGTGGCGGAGTCTAGG GTCACTAAGCCAAGGCAGTGCCAACTCAGCCGTGCTGGATGTGGCGCAGGCCGGGGGACACAAAAAGCGCGTTCGAAGAAGCTCCTTCCTCAACGCTAAGAAGCTGTACGAGGATGCCCAGATGGCCCGTCGTGTGAGACAGTACCTGTCCACCTTGACTCTTGAGACCAGTGAGGAGAGCCTGCAGACCATCTCATTGCAGTGTGAGCCTTCCAGCAGCACAT TGCCCAAAAGTGCTGGGAAGAAGCCAGACACATCCCCTGTAGTCAGCCGTGCAGCCAACCAGcagaagcaacagcagcagaaaggatGCCAAGCCCTGCAGGTGCCCGCTGTCTCACTTTACCCGTCACGCAAAAAGGTTCCGGTGAAGGACCTGCCCCCGTTTG GTACAAGTTCACCTCAGGCGCTGAAGAAAATCCTTTCCTTATCAGAAGAAGGAAGCGAGCGTCATAAAAAGCAGTCGGAAGATGCCATTTCGAATGCCTCCTCCCAGCTGTCCTCTCCTCCCACCTCTCCACAGAGCTCTCCTAGAAAAG GTGGCAGTCAGCTGAGGTCTCACCTCTCCAGGCAGTCAGACCTAACAGCCTCCTGTTCTTCCCTGGGAACTGAGAACAGTAACAGGAATAACAATGGTGCATCACGGACCTTTGGGATAG GTTATGTACTGGCTCCCAGTGGGACTGTGGACAACTTCTCGGACTCTGGCCACAGCGAGATCTCCTCGCGCTCTAGCCTGGTCAGCAACTCTTCGCTGGATCTGATGGAGGACCGGCGACAGCGGCACTCTGTCAGTGCAGTAGAGTCACACCTGGGAGGCCCGCGGATGGAGCGACGGGCCACCTTAGACCCGGATCAATATAGCCTTGG GTCCTATGTCTCCGTACATGACAGCCGTAGCCTGTATGCAGGGGCCACAGTCCTCTCGTCTACCAGCTCAGAGGAGCTGACACAGGACCAGGGGGACCGTGCCTCCCTAGATGCAGCTGACAGTGGGCGAGGCAGCTGGACGTCATGTTCCAGTGGCTCACATGACAAcatccagaccatccagcaccAGAGGAGCTGGGAAACACTGGCCTTTGGTCACCCACCCTTTGATGCTGACCCCATGGCATGCCAGGAGCACGGGGGCCATCCAGGCCAGGCACGTGGCAGCTGGGCTTCTGCCACAGCCTACTGGGGCGAGGACACAGAAGGAGACACGGGTACCATCAAGCGGCGAGGGGGGAAGGACGTGAGTGCTGACACGGAGGCCAGCAGTGTGGCACCTGTCCCTCCTGAGGACTGCAAACAACACAGTCGACCTGCTCACATAACGGTGTCTTCCAGCAACACAAAAGGTCTAATAG TACGGAAGGACGGCCGGTTCCGCGAGCCGCCACCTACACCGCCTGGCTACACAGCACTGACTGTTTCAGAAGCAGCCGATGGGCTGCCCCATTCGGGCCGGAGGCCCCCCGACTATAATGTAGCTCTACAGCGGTCTCGAATGGTGGCACGCTCCTGTGACTCGCCCCAGCCGGCCTCCCGGCCGCAGTGGAGTAAGTCTGGCGACGGGGACTCCCGGCACCCCCACTTCCACTCCCAAGGGCTTTCAGCTGAGGAGGCGGAGGGTGAGTCCTTGTCTCCAAAACTTATTCCTCAGAGGAAGACAGTGGCATATACACCTGAGACTACCAGGCCATGA
- the rapgef2b gene encoding rap guanine nucleotide exchange factor 2 isoform X10: MASYVDNSFRQAVMKNPAERTQQDLEIVYSYLHGMEALSNLREHQLRIMCETVRYERHEANEVLYYPDDIGTCWYILLSGSVFIKESMFLPRSSFGKRSAGSLRRGCECIVLEPSEMIVVDYMDENEEYFQRQASHRQSRRRFRKINQKGERQTIIDTVDPYPIGKPPLPRAYHTECPKSQLPADFTKLHLADSLHPQVTHVTSSHSGCSITSDSGSSSLSDIYQATENEAGDMDLSGLPETAVDSEEDDDEEDIERSSDPLMSRDIVRDCLEKDPMDRTDDDIEQLLEFMHQLPAFANMTMSVRRELCAVMVFAVVERAGTVVLNDGEELDSWSVILNGSVEVTYPDGHTEILCMGNSFGVSPTMEKEYMKGVMKTKVDDCQFVCIAQQDYCCILNQVEKNMQKVEEEGEIVMVKEHRELDRTGTRKGHIVIKGTSERLTMHLVEEHSVVDPTYIEDFLLTYRTFLSSPMIVGKKLLEWFNDPSLRDKVTRVVLLWVNNHFNDFEGDPAMTHFLEEFENNLDREKMSGHLRLLNIACAAKAKLRVITLTKPSRDAPLPFTLLGGSEKGFRIFIDSVEAGSKASEAGLKRGDQILEVNGQNFENVQLSKANEILRNNTHLSITVKTNLLVFKELLARPAEEKKNGAPHLPKIGDIKKGSRYSIPDLAVDVEQVMGLEKGNKKTKANTVGGRNKLKKILDKTRISILPQKPYNDIGIGQSQDDSIVGLRQSKQIPAALPVSGTLSSSNPDLLQSHHRILDFNNPPATGPSNLPDQVLRVFKADQQSRYIMISRDTTAKEVVVLAIREFALTAAPEAYSLCEVSVTPEGVIKQRRLPDQLSKLADRIQLSGRYYLKNNMETETLCSDEDAQDLLRESQISLLQLSTVEVATQLSMRNFELFCNIEPTEYIDDLFKLRSRTGSANLKKFEEVINQETFWVASEIVHEPNQLKRMKIVKHFIKIALHCRECKNFNSMFAIISGLNLAPVARLRGTWEKLPSKYEKLFQDLQDLFDPSRNMAKYRNVLSNQNLQPPIIPLFPVIKKDLTFLHEGNDSKVDGLVNFEKLRMIAKEIRHVGRMASVNMDPALMFRTRKKKWRSLGSLSQGSANSAVLDVAQAGGHKKRVRRSSFLNAKKLYEDAQMARRVRQYLSTLTLETSEESLQTISLQCEPSSSTLPKSAGKKPDTSPVVSRAANQQKQQQQKGCQALQVPAVSLYPSRKKVPVKDLPPFGTSSPQALKKILSLSEEGSERHKKQSEDAISNASSQLSSPPTSPQSSPRKGYVLAPSGTVDNFSDSGHSEISSRSSLVSNSSLDLMEDRRQRHSVSAVESHLGGPRMERRATLDPDQYSLGSYVSVHDSRSLYAGATVLSSTSSEELTQDQGDRASLDAADSGRGSWTSCSSGSHDNIQTIQHQRSWETLAFGHPPFDADPMACQEHGGHPGQARGSWASATAYWGEDTEGDTGTIKRRGGKDVSADTEASSVAPVPPEDCKQHSRPAHITVSSSNTKGLIVRKDGRFREPPPTPPGYTALTVSEAADGLPHSGRRPPDYNVALQRSRMVARSCDSPQPASRPQWSKSGDGDSRHPHFHSQGLSAEEAEGESLSPKLIPQRKTVAYTPETTRP; the protein is encoded by the exons GTTGACTATATGGATGAAAATGAGGAGTATTTCCAACGACAAGCATCACATCGACAGTCTCGCAGGAGATTCCGCAAAATTAACCAGAAAGGAGAACGGCAAACCATCATCGATACAGTTGACCCATACCCAATTGGAAAGCCTCCTTTGCCCAGGGCATACCACACG GAATGCCCTAAATCACAG CTTCCTGCCGACTTTACAAAGCTCCACCTTGCCGACAGCCTTCACCCACAGGTGACCCATGTGACCTCCAGTCACTCAGGATGTAGCATTACCAGCGACTCAGGAAGCAGCAGTCTGTCAGACATTTACCAG GCTACAGAGAACGAGGCAGGGGATATGGATCTGAGTGGGCTGCCTGAGACGGCAGTAGACTCCGAGGAAGATGACGACGAGGAAGACATCGAGAGGTCCTCAGATCCCCTCATGAGCAGGGACATTGTTCGTGACTGCCTAGAGAAAGACCCCATGGACAGAACAGATGATGACATTG AGCAACTCCTGGAATTCATGCATCAACTGCCAGCCTTTGCCAACATGACCATGTCAGTGCGAAGGGAGCTGTGTGCCGTCATGGTGTTTGCTGTGGTGGAGCGTGCCGGCACTGTTGTCCTCAACGATGGGGAGGAG CTGGACTCTTGGTCAGTGATTCTAAATGGCTCTGTGGAGGTCACCTACCCTGATGGACATACTGAGATCCTCTGCATGGGCAACAGCTTTGGCGTCTCGCCCACCATGGAGAAGGAATATATGAAGGGGGTAATGAAGACCAAGGTGGATGACTGTCAG TTTGTGTGTATAGCCCAGCAAGATTATTGTTGCATCCTCAACcaagtggagaaaaacatgcagaaggtggaggaggagggggagataGTGATGGTGAAAGAGCACCGTGAGTTGGACCGCACAGGGACCAGAAAGGGTCACATTGTCATCAAG GGCACATCCGAACGACTAACAATGCATCTTGTTGAGGAGCACTCAGTGGTAGATCCCACGTACATCGAAGACTTTCTGCTCACCTACAGAACATTCCTCTCCAGCCCAATGATTGTGGGAAAGAAGCTTCTGGAGTGGTTCAATGATCCCAGCCTCAGGGACAAG GTTACACGGGTAGTGTTGCTGTGGGTAAACAATCACTTCAATGACTTTGAAGGGGACCCAGCTATGACTCACTTTCTGGAAGAATTTGAGAACAATCTGGATAGAGAG AAAATGAGTGGGCATCTGAGACTGTTAAATATTGCCTGCGCTGCTAAAGCCAAACTAAGGGTAATAACACTCACTAAGCCCTCCAGAGATGCCCCTCTGCCTTTCACTCTCCTGGGAGGCTCTGAGAAAGGCTTCCGCATCTTCATTGACAGCGTGGAGGCTGGCAGCAAGGCCTCTGAGGCAGGTCTGAAGCGTGGAGATCAG ATACTGGAGGTGAATGGTCAAAACTTTGAGAATGTTCAGCTCTCTAAAGCTAATGAGATCCTGAGGAACAATACACATCTATCTATCACTGTGAAAACAAATCTATTAG tGTTCAAGGAGCTTCTTGCACGACcagcagaagagaagaagaatgGTGCTCCTCACCTACCCAAGATCGGTGACATCAAGAAAGGCAGCCGCTATTCCATCCCTGACCTGGCTGTGGATGTAGAGCAAGTCATGGGCCTGGAGAAGGGTAACAAGAAGACTAAGGCTAACACAGTGGGTGGCCGCAACAAGCTGAAGAAGATACTTGACAAAACTCGCATCAGTATTCTGCCCCAGAAGCCCTACAA CGACATTGGAATTGGGCAATCTCAAGATGACAGTATAGTTGGTCTGAGACAATCTAAGCAGATCCCGGCTGCACTGCCTGTCAGTGGGACTCTCTCTTCCAGCAACCCGGACCTCCTGCAGTCCCACCACCGCATCTTGGACTTCAACAACCCCCCTG CCACAGGGCCAAGTA ACTTGCCTGATCAGGTACTGAGGGTTTTCAAGGCGGACCAGCAGAGTCGTTACATCATGATCAGTCGAGACACCACGGCCAAGGAAGTTGTGGTCCTTGCCATCCGAGAGTTTGCCCTGACGGCTGCACCTGAGGCCTACTCATTGTGTGAGGTGTCAGTCACTCCTGAGGGTGTCATCAAACAGCGACGACTGCCCGACCAGCTCTCCAAGCTAGCAGACAGGATCCAATTGAGTGGGAG GTACTACCTGAAGAACAACATGGAAACGGAGACACTCTGCTCAGATGAGGATGCCCAGGACCTCCTGAGGGAAAGTCAAATCTCCTTACTGCAGCTCAGCACAGTGGAGGTGGCCACACAGCTTTCCATGAGGAACTTTGAGCTCTTCTGTAACATCGAGCCCACCGAATACATCGACGACCTCTTCAAACTCAGATCTAGAACAGGTTCTGCCAACCTCAAGAAGTTTGAGGAGGTGATCAACCAGGAGACCTTTTGGGTGGCTTCAGAAATTGTACACGAGCCAAACCAGCTTAAGAGAATGAAAATAGTAAAGCACTTCATAAAGATTGCATTGCACTGCCGAGAGTGCAAGAACTTCAACTCCATGTTTGCCATAATCAG tgGCCTGAATTTGGCTCCCGTGGCTCGATTGAGGGGGACCTGGGAAAAGCTACCCAGCAAGTACGAGAAACTGTTCCAAGACCTCCAGGACCTCTTTGACCCTTCCAGGAACATGGCCAAGTACCGAAATGTTCTCAGCAACCAGAACCTGCAGCCTCCCATCATTCCGCTCTTCCCTGTCATCAAGAAGGACCTCACATTCCTACATGAAG GCAATGACTCAAAAGTTGATGGATTGGTGAATTTTGAGAAGTTGAGGATGATCGCTAAAGAAATCCGGCATGTTGGCCGCATGGCATCTGTAAACATGGACCCTGCTTTGATGTTCAGAACAAG GAAGAAGAAGTGGCGGAGTCTAGG GTCACTAAGCCAAGGCAGTGCCAACTCAGCCGTGCTGGATGTGGCGCAGGCCGGGGGACACAAAAAGCGCGTTCGAAGAAGCTCCTTCCTCAACGCTAAGAAGCTGTACGAGGATGCCCAGATGGCCCGTCGTGTGAGACAGTACCTGTCCACCTTGACTCTTGAGACCAGTGAGGAGAGCCTGCAGACCATCTCATTGCAGTGTGAGCCTTCCAGCAGCACAT TGCCCAAAAGTGCTGGGAAGAAGCCAGACACATCCCCTGTAGTCAGCCGTGCAGCCAACCAGcagaagcaacagcagcagaaaggatGCCAAGCCCTGCAGGTGCCCGCTGTCTCACTTTACCCGTCACGCAAAAAGGTTCCGGTGAAGGACCTGCCCCCGTTTG GTACAAGTTCACCTCAGGCGCTGAAGAAAATCCTTTCCTTATCAGAAGAAGGAAGCGAGCGTCATAAAAAGCAGTCGGAAGATGCCATTTCGAATGCCTCCTCCCAGCTGTCCTCTCCTCCCACCTCTCCACAGAGCTCTCCTAGAAAAG GTTATGTACTGGCTCCCAGTGGGACTGTGGACAACTTCTCGGACTCTGGCCACAGCGAGATCTCCTCGCGCTCTAGCCTGGTCAGCAACTCTTCGCTGGATCTGATGGAGGACCGGCGACAGCGGCACTCTGTCAGTGCAGTAGAGTCACACCTGGGAGGCCCGCGGATGGAGCGACGGGCCACCTTAGACCCGGATCAATATAGCCTTGG GTCCTATGTCTCCGTACATGACAGCCGTAGCCTGTATGCAGGGGCCACAGTCCTCTCGTCTACCAGCTCAGAGGAGCTGACACAGGACCAGGGGGACCGTGCCTCCCTAGATGCAGCTGACAGTGGGCGAGGCAGCTGGACGTCATGTTCCAGTGGCTCACATGACAAcatccagaccatccagcaccAGAGGAGCTGGGAAACACTGGCCTTTGGTCACCCACCCTTTGATGCTGACCCCATGGCATGCCAGGAGCACGGGGGCCATCCAGGCCAGGCACGTGGCAGCTGGGCTTCTGCCACAGCCTACTGGGGCGAGGACACAGAAGGAGACACGGGTACCATCAAGCGGCGAGGGGGGAAGGACGTGAGTGCTGACACGGAGGCCAGCAGTGTGGCACCTGTCCCTCCTGAGGACTGCAAACAACACAGTCGACCTGCTCACATAACGGTGTCTTCCAGCAACACAAAAGGTCTAATAG TACGGAAGGACGGCCGGTTCCGCGAGCCGCCACCTACACCGCCTGGCTACACAGCACTGACTGTTTCAGAAGCAGCCGATGGGCTGCCCCATTCGGGCCGGAGGCCCCCCGACTATAATGTAGCTCTACAGCGGTCTCGAATGGTGGCACGCTCCTGTGACTCGCCCCAGCCGGCCTCCCGGCCGCAGTGGAGTAAGTCTGGCGACGGGGACTCCCGGCACCCCCACTTCCACTCCCAAGGGCTTTCAGCTGAGGAGGCGGAGGGTGAGTCCTTGTCTCCAAAACTTATTCCTCAGAGGAAGACAGTGGCATATACACCTGAGACTACCAGGCCATGA